One genomic segment of Impatiens glandulifera chromosome 6, dImpGla2.1, whole genome shotgun sequence includes these proteins:
- the LOC124942108 gene encoding acyl-CoA--sterol O-acyltransferase 1-like, whose protein sequence is MDRKIYYDGYTLDGELSRFYKVWISIIISFIYSFIAGKLIPKGIPRLLAFFPIISLFFFLPLNLHSMHLGGITAFLITWLANFKLLLFAFDIGPLSSDQSLSLPKFLAVACFPIKIQHKTQNNRKPTWNYAIKGLLLASLIGIYDFRDLMHPICLTVLHFLHMYSFLELLLASMAATARILLGVELEPQFNEPYLSTSLQDFWGRRWNIMVSRILRPTVYDPCLRILTRICGRKWAAVTAVMATFFVSALMHEIIFFYLCRNWPTGMTSWFFVFHGFCLVLEIMMKKTIGVRFGLPTAVATVMTVAFVIMTAFWWFLPELLRCNAVERSFEEYRIVGEMMKEMMVRFENYKYGI, encoded by the coding sequence ATGGACCGGAAAATTTACTACGACGGCTACACACTAGACGGCGAACTATCAAGATTCTACAAAGTATGGATCTCCATAATCATTTCATTTATCTACTCCTTCATCGCCGGAAAACTAATCCCCAAAGGTATTCCCCGTCTTCTCGCCTTCTTTCCGATcatctctctcttcttcttccttccaTTAAACCTCCATTCCATGCACTTAGGCGGTATTACTGCCTTCCTTATAACCTGGCTCGCCAATTTCAAACTCCTCCTCTTCGCCTTCGATATTGGTCCTCTTTCCTCCGACCAATCTCTATCCCTCCCCAAATTCCTCGCCGTCGCCTGTTTCCCCATCAAAATCCAACACAAAACTCAAAACAACAGAAAACCCACTTGGAATTACGCTATCAAGGGTTTACTTTTAGCATCCTTGATTGGGATCTACGATTTCCGCGACCTAATGCATCCAATTTGCTTAACAGTCCTACATTTTCTCCATATGTATTCATTTCTAGAGTTATTGTTAGCATCAATGGCGGCTACGGCTCGAATTCTTCTCGGTGTAGAACTTGAACCTCAGTTTAATGAACCATATCTCTCTACATCTCTTCAAGATTTCTGGGGAAGAAGATGGAACATAATGGTATCAAGAATCCTACGTCCGACTGTATACGATCCATGTCTGAGAATTTTGACTAGGATTTGTGGTCGGAAATGGGCGGCGGTAACGGCGGTGATGGCGACTTTCTTTGTATCGGCTTTAATGCAtgagattatatttttttacttgtgTAGGAATTGGCCGACGGGAATGACGAGTTGGTTCTTTGTTTTTCATGGGTTTTGTTTAGTATTGGAgataatgatgaagaaaacGATTGGGGTTAGGTTTGGATTGCCGACGGCGGTGGCGACGGTGATGACGGTTGCGTTTGTGATTATGACGGCGTTTTGGTGGTTCTTGCCGGAGCTTTTAAGGTGTAATGCTGTGGAGCGGTCGTTTGAGGAATACAGAATAGTGGGGGAGATGATGAAAGAGATGATGGTtagatttgaaaattataaatatggaaTATGa